In the Pseudomonas sp. ADAK2 genome, one interval contains:
- a CDS encoding LysR family transcriptional regulator, whose product MQKNITSLGSLNWDDLKFFLEVARTRKASTAAKRLAVDYTTVSRRISSLEAALGTLLFEKSRTSGFVLTAEGQRLLGYAESIESTLHMACEQVSGSGVALSGHVRMGCTEGFGSFFITPQLSHFVDAYPAISVDILPLPHFISLSKREADIVIALERPEHGPYVCCKLCDYKLQLYATQDYLDKHPPIRRPADLAKHSFISYVDDLAFSSELLYLANVLPGASANLRSTSVIAQFVAAQQGRSLAILPCFLAAQDPRLLPVLPAEINITRQFWMYCREDLRKLKRITLLWDYIREVTEQNQNLLMGETREMVFAD is encoded by the coding sequence ATGCAAAAAAACATCACGTCCTTAGGTTCGCTGAACTGGGATGACCTCAAGTTTTTCCTCGAAGTCGCCCGCACCCGCAAGGCCAGCACCGCGGCCAAGCGCCTGGCGGTGGACTACACCACCGTGTCACGGCGCATCAGTTCGCTGGAAGCGGCGCTTGGTACATTACTGTTCGAAAAGTCCCGGACCAGCGGTTTCGTCCTGACCGCCGAAGGCCAGCGTTTATTGGGTTATGCGGAGTCGATTGAAAGCACGCTGCACATGGCCTGCGAGCAAGTTTCCGGCTCCGGCGTGGCGCTGTCCGGGCATGTGCGCATGGGCTGCACCGAAGGCTTCGGCAGTTTCTTCATCACCCCGCAATTGAGCCACTTCGTCGACGCCTACCCGGCGATCTCGGTGGACATTCTGCCGCTGCCGCACTTCATCAGCCTGTCCAAGCGCGAGGCCGATATCGTCATTGCCCTGGAACGCCCGGAACACGGGCCGTACGTCTGCTGCAAACTCTGCGACTACAAATTGCAGCTGTACGCGACCCAGGACTATCTGGACAAACACCCACCGATCCGCCGCCCGGCCGACCTGGCTAAACATTCATTCATAAGTTATGTCGATGACCTGGCGTTCAGCTCGGAGCTGCTGTACCTGGCGAACGTATTGCCCGGCGCCAGCGCCAACTTGCGCAGCACCAGCGTGATCGCGCAATTCGTGGCGGCGCAGCAAGGGCGATCGCTGGCGATTCTGCCGTGCTTCCTGGCGGCGCAGGACCCACGGTTGCTGCCGGTATTGCCGGCCGAGATCAACATCACCCGACAGTTCTGGATGTACTGCCGGGAGGACCTGCGCAAGCTCAAGCGGATCACCCTATTGTGGGATTACATCCGCGAAGTGACTGAGCAGAATCAGAATCTTTTGATGGGGGAAACCCGGGAGATGGTGTTTGCCGATTAG
- a CDS encoding OmpA family protein yields the protein MFSIPQRSLRFFTITLFMAVLALTGCQTVPQKGLTPAQITVLKQQGFELTDEGWAFGLSGKVLFGSDVESLNAQSTEIVQRIGKALTSVGIERVRVDGHTDGSGKESYNQQLSLRRAKSVGKVLTAVGMKEENIKLQGLGSKEPVASNDTPAGRTENRRVSIVVSAD from the coding sequence GTGTTCTCAATCCCCCAGCGTTCCCTGCGATTTTTCACCATCACCCTGTTCATGGCTGTATTGGCATTGACGGGGTGCCAGACCGTACCGCAAAAAGGCCTGACCCCGGCGCAGATCACCGTGCTCAAGCAACAAGGCTTCGAGTTGACCGACGAGGGCTGGGCCTTTGGGTTGTCCGGCAAAGTGCTGTTTGGCAGCGATGTCGAAAGCCTGAACGCGCAAAGCACCGAAATCGTCCAGCGCATCGGCAAGGCCCTGACGAGTGTCGGGATCGAGCGGGTACGGGTCGATGGCCACACCGATGGTTCGGGTAAAGAGTCCTACAACCAACAGCTGTCCCTGCGTCGGGCGAAAAGCGTCGGCAAGGTGCTGACGGCTGTCGGGATGAAAGAAGAGAACATCAAGCTGCAAGGGCTTGGCAGCAAAGAGCCGGTAGCGTCCAACGACACACCGGCTGGCCGTACCGAGAATCGTCGAGTCTCGATTGTGGTGAGCGCCGACTAA
- a CDS encoding diguanylate cyclase domain-containing protein, with translation MSLFESKNRPTLRSVIGRGHLIVALVGVTMASVSLTLLGVLALRVYADHNLHLIARSINYTVEAAVVFNDKAAATEALALIASTEEVADAQVLDKQGVVLARWQRPETGLFSDLEAQIAKAFLEKPISMPIVHQGQAIGSIELTGHGGSLMRFLLSGLMGIVVCTAVSAWVALYLARRQLRGITGPLRSLAFVAHAARSERAFDQRVPPADIAELDDFGNDFNALLDELESWQTHLQSENETLAHQASHDSLTGLPNRAFFEGRLIRALRNANKLNERVAVLFLDSDRFKEINDNFGHAAGDAVLVAVATRVRAQLREEDLVARLGGDEFAVLLTPLHKTEDAERIADKILASMEVPITLPGNTTVLTSLSIGIAVYPDHGATPGALLNAADAAMYQAKRLSRGAQQTAGSEHPVAHIQTRN, from the coding sequence ATGAGTCTATTCGAATCAAAAAATCGTCCCACGTTGCGTTCGGTCATCGGTCGCGGCCATTTGATCGTCGCACTGGTGGGCGTGACCATGGCCAGCGTGTCGCTGACGTTGCTCGGGGTTCTGGCGTTGCGGGTGTATGCCGACCACAACCTGCACCTGATCGCGCGCTCGATCAACTACACCGTGGAAGCCGCGGTGGTGTTCAATGACAAGGCGGCCGCGACGGAAGCGTTGGCGTTGATCGCGTCTACCGAAGAAGTGGCCGATGCCCAGGTTCTCGACAAGCAGGGTGTGGTGCTCGCCCGTTGGCAGCGACCGGAAACCGGGTTGTTTTCCGATCTTGAAGCGCAGATCGCCAAGGCTTTCCTGGAAAAACCCATCAGCATGCCGATCGTCCATCAGGGCCAGGCAATCGGCAGCATCGAGCTTACCGGTCACGGTGGCAGCCTGATGCGCTTCTTGCTCAGTGGTCTGATGGGGATCGTGGTGTGCACGGCAGTCAGTGCCTGGGTCGCGCTGTACCTGGCGCGCCGGCAGCTTCGCGGCATCACCGGTCCGTTGCGCAGCTTGGCGTTCGTGGCTCACGCCGCCCGCAGCGAACGCGCGTTCGACCAGCGCGTACCGCCCGCAGACATCGCCGAACTGGACGACTTCGGCAACGACTTCAATGCACTGCTCGATGAACTCGAATCCTGGCAGACCCACCTGCAAAGCGAGAACGAAACCCTGGCCCACCAGGCCAGCCACGACAGCCTCACCGGGTTGCCGAACCGGGCGTTTTTCGAAGGTCGATTGATTCGTGCGTTGCGCAATGCCAACAAACTCAACGAACGCGTGGCGGTGTTGTTTCTCGACAGCGACCGGTTCAAGGAGATCAACGACAATTTCGGCCATGCCGCCGGCGATGCCGTGCTGGTAGCGGTGGCGACGCGGGTTCGTGCGCAATTGCGCGAAGAGGACCTGGTGGCGCGTCTGGGCGGCGATGAGTTTGCCGTGCTGCTGACGCCGTTGCACAAGACCGAAGATGCCGAGCGGATCGCCGACAAAATCCTTGCCAGCATGGAAGTGCCGATCACCCTGCCGGGCAACACGACGGTGTTGACCTCACTCAGTATCGGCATCGCCGTCTATCCCGATCATGGCGCCACGCCCGGCGCTCTGCTTAACGCTGCCGATGCGGCGATGTACCAAGCCAAGCGCCTGTCCCGAGGCGCACAGCAAACGGCCGGGTCGGAGCATCCGGTCGCCCACATTCAAACCAGGAACTAA
- a CDS encoding YfiR family protein, translated as MKLAVRATESVTGCKRILLVGLLCLLTGIAFAQPEAAVSMADQRAKAVTQVVLGILSYARWPVEPAQLRLCVVGPTEYTDDLVKGSTQATGRPVTVRRLLADNPAIVGECDAVYIGKLTAEERSRLFASLIGQPVLSISEGSDQCTVGSLFCLRVSDDQVSFEVNLDSVARSGVRIHPSVLQLSRRKPAAP; from the coding sequence ATGAAGTTGGCTGTCCGGGCGACAGAGAGCGTTACTGGCTGCAAGCGAATATTGCTTGTTGGCCTGCTCTGTTTGCTGACCGGCATCGCGTTCGCACAACCCGAAGCCGCCGTCAGCATGGCCGATCAACGAGCCAAAGCGGTGACCCAGGTGGTGCTCGGGATCCTCAGTTATGCCCGCTGGCCGGTGGAGCCTGCACAGCTGCGCCTGTGTGTGGTAGGCCCGACCGAATACACCGACGATCTGGTCAAGGGCTCGACCCAGGCCACCGGTCGCCCTGTCACGGTCCGACGGCTACTGGCTGACAACCCGGCGATTGTCGGTGAGTGCGATGCGGTCTACATCGGTAAATTGACCGCCGAGGAGCGCAGCCGCCTGTTCGCTTCGCTGATTGGCCAACCGGTGTTGAGCATCAGCGAAGGCAGCGATCAGTGCACCGTCGGCAGCCTTTTCTGCCTGCGGGTCAGCGACGATCAAGTGTCCTTCGAGGTCAACCTCGACTCCGTCGCCCGCAGTGGCGTGCGCATTCACCCCAGCGTGTTGCAGTTGTCGCGCCGCAAGCCGGCGGCGCCATGA
- the recD gene encoding exodeoxyribonuclease V subunit alpha, which produces MSRTFVDLLPTSLAAESLTDLAPLTRADDLLLLLTRWVERGWLRALDKAFVAFLHELAPDDDPLVLLAAALTSHQLGHGHVCLDLFETLKAPDFALSLPPEGDVQSGAMLLPSQLLEALDGAHWCKVLATSSLVALAVDGGEAAQHRPLVLSGKRLYLRRYWAYERRIDNALRQRLSEHEATPADLLQRLSGLFGPAKPGEVIDWQKLACALATRSAFSIVTGGPGTGKTTTVVRLLALLQAPAVEAGKPLRIRLAAPTGKAAARLTESISQQVQTLTVSEAVRAKIPFDVTTVHRLLGSRPGTRHFRHHAGNRLPLDVLVVDEASMIDLEMMANLLDALPTHARLVLLGDKDQLASVEAGAVLGDLCRDAEAGWYSPQTRQWLEVVSGESLEASGLHEDTEGTHPLAQQVVMLRHSRRFGEGSGIGQLARWVNQQHPEEARKLLAERSFKDVFSLPLKGEQDKALERLLLDGHNDGPQGYRHYLSLLRNQRPPLHSTLDDPRWTEWARQVLNAFDTFQLLCAVRKGPWGVEGLNQRVTDALLKARLIDSDQQWYEGRPVLMTRNDYGLGLMNGDIGIALKLPERDGLEAGKHVLRVAFPRNDGQGGVRFVLPSRLNDVETVYAMTVHKSQGSEFAHTALILPDVLNPVLTKELIYTGITRAKDWFTLIEPRAGVFEEAVQRKVKRLSGLMLELEEGVEFSL; this is translated from the coding sequence ATGAGCCGCACCTTCGTCGATCTGTTGCCCACATCACTGGCGGCCGAAAGCCTGACGGACCTGGCGCCGCTGACTCGCGCTGATGATCTTTTACTGCTGCTCACCCGTTGGGTCGAACGTGGTTGGCTGCGTGCACTGGACAAGGCCTTCGTCGCGTTTCTCCACGAACTCGCCCCCGATGATGATCCGTTGGTCTTGCTGGCTGCGGCATTGACCAGCCACCAGCTCGGCCACGGTCATGTGTGCCTGGATCTGTTCGAGACACTCAAGGCGCCGGACTTCGCCCTGTCACTGCCGCCAGAAGGTGATGTGCAAAGTGGCGCGATGTTGCTGCCGTCGCAGTTACTTGAAGCACTGGACGGCGCTCACTGGTGCAAGGTGCTGGCGACCAGCAGTCTGGTGGCACTGGCGGTGGATGGTGGTGAGGCGGCTCAGCATCGGCCCCTGGTGCTGTCGGGCAAGCGCCTGTACCTGCGCCGCTATTGGGCTTACGAGCGACGCATCGATAATGCGTTGCGCCAGCGCCTGTCGGAGCACGAGGCAACACCTGCCGATTTGCTCCAGCGCCTGAGCGGCTTGTTCGGCCCCGCCAAGCCTGGCGAGGTGATCGACTGGCAAAAACTCGCCTGTGCCCTGGCCACCCGCAGTGCGTTCAGCATCGTTACCGGCGGGCCGGGGACCGGCAAGACCACCACGGTCGTGCGGTTGCTGGCGCTGCTTCAGGCGCCTGCCGTGGAGGCCGGAAAACCGCTGCGTATTCGTCTGGCCGCGCCTACTGGCAAGGCCGCCGCTAGGCTGACAGAGTCCATCAGCCAGCAAGTGCAAACCTTGACCGTTTCCGAAGCGGTGCGGGCAAAGATCCCGTTCGACGTCACCACCGTGCACCGTCTGCTGGGCAGCCGCCCCGGCACCCGACATTTCCGCCACCACGCCGGTAACCGCTTGCCGCTGGACGTGCTGGTGGTCGATGAAGCATCGATGATCGACCTGGAGATGATGGCTAATTTGCTCGATGCATTGCCTACCCATGCGCGTCTCGTGCTGCTCGGTGACAAGGACCAGTTGGCCTCCGTGGAAGCGGGCGCGGTGCTGGGTGATCTGTGCCGCGATGCCGAGGCCGGTTGGTACAGCCCGCAAACCCGCCAGTGGCTGGAGGTCGTCAGCGGCGAAAGCCTTGAGGCCAGCGGTTTGCACGAGGATACCGAGGGCACTCATCCGTTGGCCCAGCAAGTGGTGATGCTGCGTCACTCCCGTCGATTTGGCGAAGGCAGCGGCATTGGCCAGTTAGCGCGTTGGGTCAATCAACAACACCCCGAAGAAGCGCGCAAGCTTCTGGCCGAACGCAGCTTTAAGGACGTGTTTTCCCTGCCCCTCAAAGGTGAGCAGGACAAAGCGCTAGAGCGTTTGCTGCTCGATGGTCACAACGACGGCCCACAAGGTTATCGGCATTACCTGAGTCTGCTGCGCAATCAGCGGCCACCGCTGCACAGTACGCTCGATGATCCACGCTGGACCGAGTGGGCGCGGCAAGTGCTGAACGCTTTCGATACCTTCCAGTTATTGTGCGCCGTACGAAAAGGGCCTTGGGGCGTTGAGGGCTTGAATCAGCGCGTGACCGACGCCTTGCTCAAGGCCCGGCTGATCGACAGCGATCAGCAATGGTACGAAGGTCGGCCGGTGTTGATGACTCGCAACGACTACGGCCTGGGCCTGATGAATGGCGACATCGGTATTGCGCTCAAACTGCCGGAACGCGACGGCCTCGAGGCCGGCAAGCACGTATTGCGTGTTGCGTTCCCGCGCAACGACGGTCAGGGCGGCGTGCGATTTGTGCTGCCGAGCCGGCTCAACGATGTCGAGACGGTGTACGCGATGACCGTACATAAATCCCAAGGCTCGGAATTTGCCCACACGGCGTTGATTCTGCCCGACGTCTTGAACCCGGTCCTGACCAAGGAGTTGATCTACACCGGAATCACCCGGGCCAAGGACTGGTTCACCTTGATCGAACCCCGTGCCGGGGTGTTTGAAGAGGCGGTGCAGCGCAAAGTGAAACGCTTGAGCGGGCTGATGCTGGAGCTGGAGGAGGGCGTTGAGTTTAGCCTTTAA
- the recB gene encoding exodeoxyribonuclease V subunit beta encodes MTTKTPLALAFPLRGSQLIEASAGTGKTFTISALYLRLVLGHGGESTGFGRELLPPQILVVTFTDAATKELRERIRTRLAEAARFFRDEIPAPDGLIAELREQFLPEQWSGCANRLDIAAQWMDEAAVSTIHSWCQRMLREHAFDSGSLFTQTLETDHSDLLGEVLRDYWRLFCYPMQGDALNWVRGNWGGPAALLPRVRGLFASERDSVEGKEPAELIAECLLERRSALLELKTPWRQWADELLAICHQGAASKSVDGRKMQARYFEPWFEKIKAWAEDEALEQLDIGTGFTRLTPDGMAEAWKGEAPRHPGLDAMPGLKVSLDGLPTPDAAVLQHAAQWVGARFEEEKRRRAEMGFDDMLLRLDAALQSDGGERLATLIREQFPVALIDEFQDTDPVQYRIFESIYRIEDNNPECGLFLIGDPKQAIYAFRGADIYTYLRARQATTGRLHTLGTNFRSSHGMVDAVNHVFARAESREAGRGAFLFREKNGDNPVPFLPVASQGRKEVLQVEGQSVPALNIWHLSADQPLSGVVYRQQLAAACASEITALLNGGQQGHAGFIQDGKDFRGLLPADIAILVRDGKEAQAVRGELSARGVRSVYLSDKDSVFAAQEAHDLLTWLKACAEPDVERPLRAALACITLNLSLAELDQLNRDELAWEARVMQFRRYREIWRKQGVLPMLRRLLHDFQLPQALITRSDGERVLTNLLHLSELLQQAAAELDGEQALIRHLSEHLALSGQAGEEQILRLESDEQLVKVVTIHKSKGLEYPLVFLPFICSAKPVDGSRLPLHYHDATGKAQVTLRPTPELIAQADDERLAEDLRLLYVALTRAQHACWLGVTDLKRGNNNSSVLHLSALGYLLGGGAMLAESAGLKRWLEDLQQDCPALSYAEMPEATTEHYHPPRNEATLLAPLVPKRKASENWWIASYSALRIGDSMSVGTDEAPESPQAQKLFDDERLDPEAPREVVTGGADIHRFPRGPNPGTFLHGLLEWAGDEGFSATPKAVEDAVARRCNRRGWEGWIITLSDWLQHLLKSPMHIGGGQPPVVFEQLTQYRVEMEFWFASHKVDVLKLDELVRQYTHKGVARVAAEPVMLNGMFKGFIDLTFEHDGRYYVADYKSNWLGVDDAAYTEQAMEQSILDNRYDLQYVLYLLALHRQLKARLPDYDYERHIGGALYLFLRGTRASSQGVYFARPPRELIERLDRLFQGKPEPKAAPAWEQGVLL; translated from the coding sequence ATGACCACAAAAACACCGTTGGCCCTGGCCTTTCCCCTACGCGGCAGCCAACTGATCGAAGCCAGTGCCGGGACCGGCAAGACCTTCACCATCTCCGCACTTTATCTGCGTCTGGTGCTGGGGCACGGCGGCGAGTCGACGGGTTTTGGGCGGGAGCTGTTGCCGCCGCAAATCCTCGTTGTGACTTTCACCGATGCCGCCACCAAAGAACTGCGCGAACGAATTCGTACTCGCCTGGCTGAAGCCGCACGTTTTTTTCGCGATGAGATCCCGGCGCCCGATGGTCTGATTGCCGAGTTGCGAGAGCAATTCCTTCCCGAGCAATGGTCTGGTTGCGCAAACCGCCTCGACATTGCCGCTCAATGGATGGACGAAGCGGCGGTCTCGACTATCCACAGTTGGTGCCAGCGCATGCTGCGGGAGCATGCCTTCGACAGTGGCAGCCTGTTTACCCAGACCCTGGAAACCGATCACAGCGATCTGCTGGGCGAAGTCCTGCGCGATTACTGGCGGCTGTTCTGCTACCCGATGCAAGGCGATGCGCTGAACTGGGTGCGTGGCAATTGGGGCGGCCCCGCAGCTTTGCTGCCGCGAGTGCGCGGGTTGTTCGCCAGCGAGCGTGATAGCGTCGAAGGAAAAGAGCCTGCCGAACTGATTGCCGAGTGCCTGCTCGAGCGCCGCTCAGCGTTGCTCGAACTCAAGACGCCCTGGCGCCAATGGGCGGACGAATTGCTTGCTATCTGTCACCAGGGCGCGGCGAGCAAAAGTGTCGACGGCCGCAAGATGCAGGCGCGCTACTTCGAGCCGTGGTTCGAGAAGATCAAGGCCTGGGCTGAAGACGAGGCCCTCGAACAACTGGACATCGGCACCGGCTTCACTCGGCTGACCCCCGACGGCATGGCAGAAGCCTGGAAGGGTGAAGCGCCCCGTCATCCCGGTCTGGATGCGATGCCTGGCCTCAAGGTCAGCCTCGATGGTTTGCCGACGCCTGATGCTGCGGTTCTGCAACACGCTGCTCAGTGGGTCGGCGCACGCTTCGAAGAGGAAAAGCGTCGCCGCGCGGAAATGGGCTTCGATGACATGTTGCTGCGCCTCGATGCCGCCTTGCAGTCCGATGGCGGCGAGCGCCTGGCGACCCTGATTCGCGAACAATTCCCGGTGGCGTTGATCGACGAATTCCAGGACACCGACCCGGTGCAATACCGCATCTTCGAAAGCATCTATCGCATCGAAGATAATAATCCCGAGTGCGGTCTATTTCTGATCGGCGACCCGAAGCAGGCGATCTATGCTTTTCGCGGCGCTGACATCTACACCTATTTGCGCGCCCGCCAGGCCACCACCGGCCGCCTGCATACGCTGGGCACCAACTTCCGTTCCAGCCACGGCATGGTCGACGCGGTAAACCATGTTTTCGCGCGTGCCGAGTCGCGGGAAGCGGGGCGCGGCGCATTCCTCTTTCGCGAGAAAAACGGCGACAACCCGGTACCGTTCCTGCCCGTCGCATCCCAAGGTCGCAAAGAAGTCCTGCAGGTTGAAGGCCAGAGCGTGCCGGCGCTGAACATCTGGCACCTGTCCGCCGATCAACCACTGTCCGGTGTGGTGTACCGACAACAATTGGCCGCTGCTTGCGCCAGTGAAATCACTGCGTTGCTCAACGGCGGGCAACAAGGTCATGCTGGATTCATACAGGACGGTAAGGATTTCCGGGGGCTGCTACCCGCCGATATCGCGATCCTGGTGCGCGACGGCAAAGAGGCGCAGGCCGTACGCGGCGAACTCTCTGCCCGCGGCGTACGCAGCGTTTATCTCTCGGACAAGGACTCGGTGTTCGCCGCCCAGGAAGCGCATGACCTGCTGACCTGGCTCAAGGCCTGCGCCGAGCCGGACGTCGAGCGTCCGCTGCGCGCCGCGCTGGCCTGCATCACGCTTAACCTCTCGCTGGCTGAGCTCGATCAGTTGAATCGGGACGAATTGGCCTGGGAAGCGCGGGTCATGCAGTTTCGCCGTTATCGCGAGATCTGGCGCAAACAAGGCGTGCTGCCGATGCTGCGGCGATTGCTGCATGACTTCCAGTTGCCCCAGGCATTGATCACCCGCAGTGATGGCGAACGTGTCTTGACCAACCTGCTGCACCTGTCCGAGTTGCTGCAACAGGCGGCCGCCGAGCTCGATGGCGAGCAAGCCCTGATCCGGCATTTGTCCGAGCACCTGGCATTGTCCGGGCAGGCGGGTGAAGAACAGATCCTGCGCCTGGAAAGTGACGAGCAACTGGTCAAGGTTGTGACCATCCACAAGTCCAAGGGCCTGGAGTATCCCTTGGTATTTCTGCCTTTCATCTGCTCGGCGAAACCGGTGGATGGCAGTCGTCTACCGCTTCATTACCACGACGCTACGGGCAAGGCTCAGGTGACCTTGAGGCCGACGCCCGAGTTGATCGCCCAGGCCGACGACGAGCGGCTGGCCGAAGATTTGCGCTTGCTCTATGTGGCGCTGACTCGCGCGCAACATGCTTGCTGGCTCGGCGTGACCGATCTCAAGCGCGGCAATAACAACAGCTCGGTGCTGCACTTGTCGGCATTGGGTTATCTGTTGGGCGGCGGTGCGATGTTGGCCGAGTCCGCCGGACTGAAACGTTGGCTTGAAGATCTGCAACAGGATTGTCCGGCGCTGAGCTACGCAGAGATGCCTGAAGCAACCACCGAGCATTACCATCCTCCGCGTAACGAAGCGACCTTGCTCGCACCGTTGGTGCCCAAGCGCAAGGCCAGCGAAAACTGGTGGATTGCCTCCTATAGCGCCTTGCGCATTGGCGACAGCATGAGCGTGGGCACTGACGAGGCGCCGGAAAGCCCGCAGGCGCAAAAGCTCTTCGACGACGAACGGCTTGACCCCGAAGCGCCACGGGAAGTGGTCACTGGTGGCGCAGATATTCACCGATTCCCCCGCGGTCCGAATCCCGGCACCTTTCTCCATGGATTGCTGGAATGGGCCGGTGACGAAGGCTTCAGCGCGACACCGAAAGCCGTGGAAGACGCTGTCGCCCGTCGCTGCAATCGTCGCGGCTGGGAGGGCTGGATCATCACGTTGAGTGACTGGCTGCAGCACCTGCTCAAATCACCGATGCACATCGGCGGCGGTCAGCCACCGGTGGTCTTCGAGCAACTGACCCAATATCGCGTTGAAATGGAGTTCTGGTTCGCCAGCCACAAGGTCGATGTGCTCAAGCTGGATGAACTGGTGCGCCAATACACTCACAAAGGCGTGGCTCGCGTTGCCGCCGAACCGGTGATGCTCAACGGCATGTTCAAAGGTTTTATCGACTTGACGTTCGAACACGACGGTCGCTATTACGTCGCCGACTACAAATCCAACTGGCTCGGCGTCGACGACGCGGCCTACACCGAGCAGGCCATGGAGCAGTCGATCCTCGATAACCGCTACGACCTGCAATACGTGTTGTACCTGCTGGCTTTGCATCGTCAGCTCAAGGCGCGACTGCCTGACTACGATTACGAGCGGCATATTGGTGGCGCGTTGTACCTGTTCCTGCGCGGCACGCGAGCGTCCAGCCAGGGCGTGTATTTCGCCCGTCCACCACGGGAGTTGATCGAGCGTCTGGATCGTCTGTTTCAGGGCAAGCCGGAACCCAAGGCCGCGCCCGCCTGGGAACAGGGAGTACTGCTATGA